A single Elusimicrobiales bacterium DNA region contains:
- a CDS encoding ATP-binding protein, producing MLDETTRRQADSLEMLVTTGRLLSSKLELGDLLNDIIRIAARLAGAERASLYLLDEKAGELYFDIALGLPPQVQAMRLKLGEGYAGLCAQQEKTILANDAASDSRHSGKVDEKSGFVTRSTLSAPMIMKGRVIGVLQAVNHADGPFTDRDVRAFEALASQAAVAIENARLFSSLREEKRRLHIVFATTSEGAIMTDPAGRVLLANDAARQYFPQRDEALGVKDIFSGMTMKPPLEIALSAPGNVVTFEMERQSPKKLFLEGSAIRLVSHGEKDAKFCEGWLWLFRDVTARRTEQLLARNFLSLVSHKLRTPLSVITGYSQTMAEEMPEGSPPFLKKSADTINMQGRKLAVLVDQILNFVAIDDMDAASLSKTAIAPAELLEEAAVFFSRDCAAAGVNFETKDPLPAPRVMFSLSCQKGLPQIQGDGRLLRKAVECLLDNARKFNPAPDKHVKLSARAEESRLLIEVEDDGAGIPPEEQAKIFDKFYQVESSFSGQVEGWGIGLAFVKKTAEAHGGAVSVKSEPGKGAVFTLSLPL from the coding sequence ATGCTGGACGAGACCACAAGACGCCAGGCCGACAGCCTTGAGATGCTGGTAACCACCGGCAGGCTGCTGTCGTCCAAGCTGGAACTGGGCGACCTGCTTAACGACATCATCCGCATCGCCGCCCGGCTGGCGGGGGCGGAGCGCGCCTCGCTTTACCTGCTGGACGAGAAAGCCGGGGAACTTTATTTCGACATCGCGCTGGGCCTGCCGCCGCAGGTGCAGGCCATGCGCCTCAAACTGGGCGAGGGCTATGCCGGGCTGTGCGCCCAGCAGGAAAAGACCATTCTCGCCAACGACGCCGCGTCGGATTCGCGGCACAGCGGCAAGGTGGACGAGAAATCGGGGTTTGTGACCCGCTCCACCCTGTCGGCGCCGATGATAATGAAAGGCCGCGTCATAGGCGTGCTTCAGGCGGTAAACCACGCCGACGGACCGTTCACAGACAGGGACGTGCGCGCTTTTGAGGCGCTGGCCTCCCAGGCCGCGGTGGCGATAGAAAATGCGCGGCTGTTTTCCTCGCTGCGGGAGGAAAAGCGCCGCCTGCACATAGTGTTTGCCACCACCAGCGAAGGCGCGATAATGACGGATCCCGCCGGCAGGGTGCTGCTGGCCAACGACGCGGCCAGGCAGTATTTCCCGCAGCGGGACGAGGCGCTTGGCGTAAAAGACATCTTTTCCGGCATGACGATGAAGCCCCCGCTGGAAATCGCGCTTTCCGCGCCGGGCAATGTCGTAACTTTTGAAATGGAACGCCAAAGCCCGAAAAAACTTTTTCTGGAAGGCTCGGCCATACGGCTTGTCTCGCACGGGGAAAAGGACGCAAAATTCTGCGAGGGCTGGCTGTGGCTGTTCCGCGATGTAACCGCGCGCAGGACGGAGCAGCTGCTGGCGCGCAATTTCCTCTCGCTGGTGTCGCACAAGCTGCGCACACCGCTTTCGGTGATAACCGGCTATTCGCAGACCATGGCCGAGGAGATGCCGGAAGGCAGCCCGCCTTTTTTGAAAAAATCGGCGGACACCATCAACATGCAGGGCCGCAAGCTGGCCGTTCTGGTAGACCAGATACTCAATTTCGTGGCCATAGACGACATGGACGCGGCCTCCCTCAGTAAAACCGCTATCGCCCCCGCCGAACTGCTGGAGGAGGCGGCTGTGTTTTTCTCGCGCGACTGCGCCGCAGCCGGCGTGAATTTCGAGACAAAAGACCCTCTTCCGGCACCGCGCGTCATGTTCTCGCTTTCCTGCCAGAAGGGGCTGCCACAAATTCAGGGCGACGGCCGGCTGCTGCGCAAGGCCGTGGAATGCCTGCTGGACAACGCGCGCAAATTCAACCCCGCGCCGGACAAGCATGTGAAACTCTCCGCCCGCGCGGAGGAAAGCCGCCTGCTTATAGAGGTTGAAGACGACGGCGCCGGAATACCGCCGGAGGAGCAGGCGAAGATTTTCGACAAATTCTACCAGGTGGAAAGCTCTTTTTCCGGCCAGGTGGAGGGCTGGGGAATCGGGCTGGCCTTTGTCAAAAAAACCGCGGAGGCGCACGGGGGGGCGGTGTCGGTCAAATCCGAACCGGGAAAGGGCGCGGTATTCACCCTGTCGCTGCCGCTGTGA